A part of Oncorhynchus gorbuscha isolate QuinsamMale2020 ecotype Even-year unplaced genomic scaffold, OgorEven_v1.0 Un_scaffold_1654, whole genome shotgun sequence genomic DNA contains:
- the LOC124023600 gene encoding leucine-rich repeat-containing protein 36-like: MVCGPTCLSLIIVFFQSSRLGLSDHLSVPRTPSPQPGVAELSSSLRGLLNLVDQHWAGTRSLHLNPSFLGQAYDLLSALGSPPATSCLTETEEKREGQNRGGQEQSESHVDVTPQCSEIALLKRKLSFTQQQLESLKKRLVEALKENYNLRLTSLKQDSSTTAEANCGRHWDRCLQRQVLALREQETHLRQLEQTIVLLQGNHRSLVSNNNSLLGHLNEHITEQTESRVQRIQPAD; this comes from the exons atGGTCTGTGGTCCGACAT GCCTTTCTTTAATCATTGTATTTTTCCAGAGCTCCAGACTAGGGCTTAGTGACCACCTCTCTGTGCCCAGGACTCCATCACCTCAGCCTGGGGTGGCAgagctctcctcctccctgagaGGACTCCTGAACCTGGTGGATCAGCACTGGGCTGGCACACGCTCCCTCCACCTTAACCCCAGCTTCCTGG gccAGGCCTACGACCTGCTCTCTGCCCTGGGATCACCTCCTGCTACTTCctgtctgacagagacagaagaaaagagagaaggacagaacagaggaggacaaGAACAGAGTGAGAGTCATGTTGATGTGACTCCACAGTGCAGTGAGATAGCTCTCCTGAAGAGGAAGCTGTCCTTCACACAACAGCAgttg GAATCCCTGAAGAAAAGGCTTGTCGAGGCTCTGAAAGAAAACTACAACTTGAGACTAACCAGCCTAAAGCAGGACTCCTCTACCACTGCAGAGGCCAACT gtggcaggCATTGGGACAGGTGTCTACAGAGACAGGTGCTTGCTCTGCGAGAGCAGGAGACACACCTGAGACAACTGGAGCAGACCATTGTGCTTCTACAGGGCAATCACag GTCTTTGGTGTCCAATAATAACTCTCTGTTGGGACATCTAAATGAACACATAACAGAACAAACGGAGTCCAGAGTCCAGAGAATCCAGCCAGCAGACTAA